The Primulina eburnea isolate SZY01 chromosome 6, ASM2296580v1, whole genome shotgun sequence genome contains a region encoding:
- the LOC140834989 gene encoding mitochondrial import inner membrane translocase subunit PAM16 like 1-like isoform X1, which produces MAARILANLIVMGSGIMARALVQAYRQALANASKNGVAQEAVQNIKRAGKTMTEEEARQILGVTEQTTWEEILKRYDNLFERNTKNGSFYLQSKVHRAKECLETTIHQTKPPETN; this is translated from the exons ATG GCTGCGAGGATTCTCGCAAACTTGATTGTAATGGGCTCTGGAATAATGGCCAGAGCGTTGGTGCAAGCATATCGTCAGGCACTTGCAA ATGCCTCAAAGAATGGAGTTGCTCAAGAAGCTGTGCAGAACATCAAAAGGGCAGGTAAGACAATGACTGAAGAAGAGGCAAGGCAAATTTTAGGCGTCACCGAACAGACAACATGGGAAGAGATTTTGAAG AGGTATGATAACCTGTTCGAACGGAACACCAAGAATGGGAGTTTTTATCTTCAATCAAAGGTCCACAGAGCCAAAGAGTGTCTGGAAACAACAATTCACCAAACAAAACCACCAGAAACGAATTGA
- the LOC140834989 gene encoding mitochondrial import inner membrane translocase subunit PAM16 like 2-like isoform X2: MGSGIMARALVQAYRQALANASKNGVAQEAVQNIKRAGKTMTEEEARQILGVTEQTTWEEILKRYDNLFERNTKNGSFYLQSKVHRAKECLETTIHQTKPPETN; the protein is encoded by the exons ATGGGCTCTGGAATAATGGCCAGAGCGTTGGTGCAAGCATATCGTCAGGCACTTGCAA ATGCCTCAAAGAATGGAGTTGCTCAAGAAGCTGTGCAGAACATCAAAAGGGCAGGTAAGACAATGACTGAAGAAGAGGCAAGGCAAATTTTAGGCGTCACCGAACAGACAACATGGGAAGAGATTTTGAAG AGGTATGATAACCTGTTCGAACGGAACACCAAGAATGGGAGTTTTTATCTTCAATCAAAGGTCCACAGAGCCAAAGAGTGTCTGGAAACAACAATTCACCAAACAAAACCACCAGAAACGAATTGA